In one Corallococcus sp. EGB genomic region, the following are encoded:
- a CDS encoding response regulator: protein MKTVLVVDDEQDIAEAIQAILEEEQLRVVICGNGREALARLQEEKPDLAIIDVMMPVMNGYETIDAIRQRGGHPFPILVMSAIQPPKAKAEEQQWAGFLKKPFSLRDLVDAVTRLTTS from the coding sequence ATGAAGACCGTGCTCGTCGTGGACGATGAGCAGGACATCGCCGAGGCCATCCAGGCCATCCTGGAGGAGGAGCAGCTGCGCGTCGTCATCTGCGGCAACGGCCGCGAGGCCCTGGCCAGGCTCCAGGAGGAGAAACCCGACCTGGCCATCATCGACGTGATGATGCCGGTGATGAACGGCTACGAGACCATCGACGCCATCCGGCAGCGCGGTGGCCACCCCTTCCCCATCCTCGTCATGAGCGCCATCCAGCCGCCCAAGGCGAAGGCCGAGGAACAGCAGTGGGCCGGCTTCCTCAAGAAGCCCTTCTCCCTGCGCGACCTGGTGGACGCCGTGACACGGCTGACAACTTCGTAG
- a CDS encoding MATE family efflux transporter, with the protein MHTEVETTPAREPGLFRLTWPIFFEIFLFMLMGTADTLMLSGVSDAAVSAVGVVNQYVFICILVMEVVSHGASIVVSQYLGAKRNAEAARIAAQAITMNFLLGLTVSGGLLLSADAILGRMNLEPGTLAYASTYWHIAGGFLFLQALINVFSSLIRTYGFTRQSMYVAMGMNVVHVMGNWVLIFGHFGFRAHGVAGAAMSTVFSRAVAVGVFGWMLWRVMDVKMQPTHFVALTREYVRKILRVGVPSAVEQMTYHACQTVFLYYVTYLGPVALASRQYANAMSQYVFLCSLAIGMGTSILVGRLVGAKRSQDAYARVLKSLKWSIGITVAVDVTAILLREPLIRVFTQDVDILRLTSQVLVLSLLLETGRSFNLVLVNALRAAGDATFPVIMAMISMVCMSLPLGYFLVFHLQLGLAGVWLAVAADEWTRGLAMWMRWRSRAWERQSLVSPAEAPVVLAH; encoded by the coding sequence ATGCACACTGAAGTCGAGACGACTCCCGCCCGAGAGCCGGGCCTGTTCCGGCTCACCTGGCCCATCTTCTTCGAAATCTTCCTCTTCATGCTGATGGGCACGGCGGACACGCTGATGCTCAGCGGCGTGTCGGACGCCGCGGTGTCCGCGGTGGGAGTGGTCAACCAATACGTCTTCATCTGCATCCTGGTGATGGAGGTGGTGAGCCACGGCGCGTCCATCGTCGTTTCGCAATACCTCGGTGCGAAGCGCAACGCGGAGGCGGCGCGCATCGCGGCGCAGGCCATCACGATGAACTTCCTCCTGGGCCTGACGGTGAGCGGCGGACTGCTGTTGTCCGCGGACGCCATCCTGGGGCGGATGAACCTGGAGCCCGGGACGCTCGCGTACGCGAGCACCTACTGGCACATCGCGGGCGGATTCCTCTTCCTTCAGGCGCTCATCAACGTCTTCTCCAGCCTCATCCGCACGTACGGCTTCACGCGGCAGTCCATGTACGTGGCCATGGGCATGAACGTGGTGCACGTGATGGGCAACTGGGTGCTCATCTTCGGGCACTTCGGCTTCCGGGCGCACGGCGTGGCGGGCGCGGCCATGTCCACCGTCTTCAGCCGCGCGGTGGCGGTGGGCGTCTTCGGGTGGATGCTCTGGCGGGTGATGGACGTGAAGATGCAGCCCACGCACTTCGTGGCGCTGACGCGCGAGTACGTGCGCAAGATCCTGCGCGTGGGCGTGCCGTCCGCGGTGGAGCAGATGACGTACCACGCGTGCCAGACGGTGTTCCTGTACTACGTGACGTACCTGGGCCCGGTGGCGCTGGCGTCGCGGCAGTACGCCAACGCGATGTCCCAGTACGTGTTCCTGTGCAGCCTGGCCATTGGCATGGGCACGTCCATCCTCGTGGGCCGGCTGGTGGGGGCGAAGCGCTCACAGGACGCGTACGCGCGGGTGCTCAAGAGCCTCAAGTGGAGCATCGGCATCACGGTGGCGGTGGACGTGACGGCCATCCTCCTGCGTGAGCCGCTCATCCGCGTCTTCACGCAGGACGTGGACATCCTGCGGCTCACCTCGCAGGTGCTGGTGCTGAGCCTGCTGTTGGAGACGGGCCGCTCGTTCAACCTGGTGCTGGTGAACGCGCTGCGCGCAGCGGGGGACGCGACCTTCCCGGTCATCATGGCGATGATCTCCATGGTCTGCATGAGCCTGCCGCTGGGCTACTTCCTGGTGTTCCATCTGCAGCTGGGACTCGCGGGCGTGTGGCTCGCGGTGGCCGCGGACGAGTGGACGCGCGGGCTGGCCATGTGGATGCGCTGGCGCAGCCGCGCGTGGGAGCGCCAGTCGCTGGTGTCTCCGGCAGAGGCGCCGGTGGTGCTGGCGCACTAG
- a CDS encoding glutathione-independent formaldehyde dehydrogenase encodes MLAVVYKQNSQVKVEEVEDPKVEAPTDCIIRVTSAGICGSDLHMYEGRTASKPGQVFGHENMGVVEQVGAGVRSIKKGDRVVLPFNIACGTCFDCVRGRTEACLVANPEAPHAGYGYAGMGPYRGGQAELLRVPWADFNCLKLPGQPGDDLEDDFLLLSDVFPTAYHGTELANVRPGATVAVFGAGPVGLLAGYCALLRGASEVYVVDSVPERLAKVKEMGAIPIDFTKGDPVKQIMDLRRKNPLIMGALRPGEEKAMGVMCGIDAVGYQSRDIKTADAHGGREKPTQVLEQLVELVNPTGSIGVVGVYMAPDPGAPDENARQGIYPLPWAKVFDKGITVGTGQTPVKRYNHFLRDLIIAGRARPSMIVSHRLPLQDAPDAYQKFDARKDGYTKVILKPQLSPKARA; translated from the coding sequence ATGCTCGCAGTCGTCTACAAGCAGAACAGCCAGGTGAAGGTGGAGGAGGTCGAGGATCCCAAGGTGGAGGCGCCTACGGACTGCATCATCCGCGTCACCTCCGCGGGCATCTGTGGCAGCGACCTGCACATGTACGAGGGCCGCACCGCCTCCAAGCCAGGGCAGGTGTTCGGCCACGAAAACATGGGCGTCGTGGAGCAGGTGGGCGCGGGCGTCAGGAGCATCAAGAAGGGAGACCGCGTGGTGCTGCCCTTCAACATCGCCTGCGGTACCTGCTTCGACTGCGTGCGGGGCCGCACGGAGGCCTGCCTCGTCGCCAACCCAGAGGCACCGCACGCCGGCTACGGCTACGCGGGAATGGGCCCGTACCGGGGTGGACAGGCGGAGCTGCTCCGGGTGCCCTGGGCGGACTTCAACTGCCTGAAGCTGCCCGGGCAGCCGGGTGACGACCTGGAGGATGACTTCCTGCTGCTGTCGGACGTGTTCCCGACCGCCTACCATGGCACCGAGCTCGCGAACGTGCGACCGGGCGCCACGGTGGCCGTGTTCGGCGCGGGCCCGGTGGGCCTGCTCGCCGGGTACTGCGCGCTGCTGCGCGGCGCCTCGGAGGTCTACGTCGTGGACAGCGTCCCCGAGCGCCTGGCCAAGGTGAAGGAGATGGGCGCCATCCCCATCGACTTCACGAAGGGCGACCCGGTGAAGCAGATCATGGACCTGCGCCGCAAGAACCCGCTCATCATGGGCGCGCTGCGCCCCGGTGAGGAGAAGGCCATGGGCGTGATGTGCGGCATCGACGCCGTGGGCTACCAGTCGCGGGACATCAAGACCGCGGACGCGCACGGTGGCCGGGAGAAGCCCACCCAGGTGCTGGAGCAGCTGGTGGAGCTGGTGAACCCCACGGGCTCCATTGGCGTCGTGGGCGTCTACATGGCTCCGGATCCGGGCGCTCCAGACGAAAACGCCAGGCAGGGCATCTACCCACTGCCGTGGGCCAAGGTGTTCGACAAGGGCATCACCGTGGGCACCGGCCAGACGCCGGTGAAGCGCTACAACCACTTCCTGCGCGACCTCATCATCGCGGGCCGCGCCCGGCCGAGCATGATCGTCAGTCACCGCCTGCCGCTGCAGGACGCGCCGGACGCCTACCAGAAGTTCGACGCGCGCAAGGATGGCTACACCAAGGTCATCCTCAAGCCCCAGCTGAGCCCCAAGGCCCGCGCCTAG
- a CDS encoding two-component system response regulator, with protein MDVLDKPSTVLVVESYDDLREALVALLVLEGYTVLSVATATQALDVLSHLPRIPSLVLFSLLLRNPEDQRFLTRLRNLDLTSKLPVLALTADPDLQAAPPGTVGLLGKPVRTEVLLAAVDRYRTRPDGSRRGRI; from the coding sequence GTGGACGTCCTCGACAAACCCTCGACCGTGCTGGTGGTCGAGAGCTACGACGACCTGCGCGAGGCGCTGGTGGCCCTCCTCGTGCTGGAGGGCTACACCGTGTTGTCCGTCGCCACGGCCACGCAGGCCCTGGACGTGCTGTCCCACCTCCCCCGGATTCCCTCCCTGGTGCTGTTCAGCCTGTTGCTGCGCAACCCGGAGGACCAGCGCTTCCTCACCCGGCTGCGCAACCTGGACCTCACCTCCAAGCTGCCTGTGCTGGCGCTCACCGCGGACCCAGACCTCCAGGCGGCCCCGCCCGGGACGGTGGGCCTCCTGGGCAAGCCGGTGCGCACGGAGGTGCTCCTGGCCGCCGTGGACCGCTACCGGACGCGGCCTGACGGTTCACGCCGTGGGCGGATATAG